A region of Pleionea litopenaei DNA encodes the following proteins:
- a CDS encoding HAD family hydrolase has translation MDSQKLIILDLDETLIYATEENLKYDDGFKVGNYYVHPRPHLESFLRFCFAHFNVGVWTSSGETYAQLVVEAIFKPEQSLDFVWSRRRCVRRFDAIRYEEYFIKDLNKLKKYGYQLKDMIMIDDTPRKLERHYGNLVRVSAFEGNTLDDELKLLSDYLATISNVDDIRPLEKRGWRHRVERNSIKNEPN, from the coding sequence ATGGATAGTCAGAAATTAATCATACTTGATTTGGATGAAACATTAATTTACGCAACAGAAGAGAATCTTAAGTACGATGATGGATTCAAAGTTGGCAACTATTATGTTCATCCGAGACCTCACTTAGAGTCATTTTTAAGGTTTTGTTTCGCTCACTTTAACGTTGGGGTATGGACTTCTTCTGGAGAAACTTACGCACAATTAGTCGTTGAGGCAATTTTTAAGCCCGAGCAGTCCCTCGATTTCGTTTGGTCAAGAAGGCGCTGTGTTAGGCGGTTTGATGCTATTCGATATGAAGAGTACTTTATTAAAGACCTGAATAAATTGAAAAAGTATGGGTATCAACTCAAGGATATGATTATGATTGACGATACGCCAAGAAAGCTTGAGCGACATTATGGTAACCTAGTTAGAGTGTCGGCGTTTGAAGGCAACACTCTCGACGACGAGTTAAAACTGCTATCCGACTATCTAGCGACCATTTCTAACGTTGATGATATACGTCCGCTAGAAAAAAGAGGTTGGCGTCATAGGGTTGAAAGAAATTCTATTAAAAACGAACCTAATTAA
- a CDS encoding alpha/beta hydrolase family protein: MKNIYAIPLYLIVLMSCCTAVFSAQNSSVEEDRLASQIRNPSSCFDGIFTDLPTYIKHMKTLPSVGDDPTKLAQAEKRYHYWRDNFECQWFDYVVDNILVKGFYIVPLKVEQTSLPVVVFNHGGNADIGAVKSRYLFGKLFPLAAKGYVVVGSQYRGNGNRDNPHPNPLLDEFGGRDVRDVSALLDLLPDVPMADSTKVALWGISRGGMMAYLVAKSDARFKAVVAQSAPVDLIAARQRGGFILNVFDKWIPGYREFPKKVLRERSVIYWAQQLTQPLFIIHGNQDPRIPASDIDRFAAKLAEQNHDVVQLRFPDGKHNLGPYETQIINQMDVWLQQNFRQGKQAAN; this comes from the coding sequence ATGAAAAATATCTACGCGATTCCGCTTTATTTGATCGTACTAATGAGTTGTTGTACCGCCGTGTTTTCCGCGCAAAATTCATCGGTAGAGGAGGATAGACTTGCCTCTCAAATTCGCAATCCATCCAGTTGTTTTGATGGGATCTTTACTGATCTTCCAACCTATATAAAGCATATGAAAACCTTGCCTAGCGTCGGAGACGATCCAACAAAATTAGCGCAAGCAGAGAAACGATATCACTATTGGCGTGATAATTTTGAATGCCAATGGTTTGACTATGTTGTTGATAACATTTTAGTAAAAGGGTTTTACATTGTACCCCTGAAGGTTGAGCAAACGTCGCTGCCCGTCGTGGTTTTCAATCACGGTGGCAATGCGGATATTGGCGCAGTGAAGAGCCGTTACTTGTTTGGTAAGTTGTTTCCGTTAGCCGCAAAAGGTTACGTCGTTGTCGGGAGCCAGTACCGCGGCAATGGCAATCGTGATAATCCTCATCCTAATCCGTTGCTTGATGAATTTGGCGGTCGTGATGTTCGAGATGTTTCAGCTTTGCTCGACCTACTGCCAGACGTGCCCATGGCTGACTCGACTAAGGTAGCCCTTTGGGGCATCAGTCGTGGTGGAATGATGGCGTACTTGGTCGCTAAGAGTGACGCTCGTTTTAAAGCGGTGGTCGCGCAAAGCGCCCCGGTTGACCTGATCGCAGCTCGGCAAAGAGGAGGGTTTATTCTTAATGTCTTTGATAAGTGGATTCCAGGGTATCGCGAGTTTCCCAAGAAGGTCTTACGTGAGCGTTCGGTGATTTATTGGGCACAACAATTGACCCAGCCTCTATTCATCATTCACGGTAATCAAGATCCTCGTATTCCAGCCTCCGACATTGACCGGTTCGCTGCCAAGCTCGCCGAGCAAAATCACGATGTGGTGCAGCTACGTTTCCCCGACGGTAAACACAATCTCGGCCCTTATGAGACGCAGATTATTAATCAAATGGACGTTTGGCTTCAGCAAAACTTTCGCCAAGGAAAGCAAGCCGCTAATTGA
- a CDS encoding GntR family transcriptional regulator, translating to MSPEAEQAVTSSDKTFQQLRSDIVEGGIVAGSKLNEADLASRYSVSRAVIREAINRLETCHLVERKPNVGAKVVELSAQGLKELYQVRQALEGMAARQAAEHMSEGEIHELQALLNSHFNTVKTGETYYQEAGDLDFHYRIILGSNNKQLISLLINGLYHLIRMYRVQLGMAGPRVTTAFDEHRHIVQAIANRDAELAEILMRRHIQYTEKNLASKLNS from the coding sequence TTGTCTCCAGAAGCAGAACAAGCGGTTACCTCGTCGGACAAAACCTTTCAACAATTACGTTCTGACATTGTCGAGGGTGGCATTGTTGCGGGAAGTAAATTGAATGAGGCTGATTTGGCTTCGCGCTATTCAGTCAGTCGAGCGGTGATCCGAGAAGCCATTAATCGACTAGAGACGTGTCATTTGGTTGAGCGAAAGCCCAACGTTGGAGCAAAAGTTGTCGAGCTATCGGCACAGGGTCTCAAAGAGTTGTATCAGGTGCGTCAGGCACTTGAGGGTATGGCGGCTCGTCAAGCAGCGGAACACATGAGTGAAGGTGAAATTCATGAACTGCAAGCTTTGTTAAACAGCCACTTCAATACCGTGAAAACCGGAGAAACCTATTACCAAGAAGCCGGCGATCTCGATTTTCATTACCGCATCATATTAGGCAGTAACAATAAGCAATTGATCAGCTTGCTTATCAATGGTCTCTATCATCTTATTCGCATGTATCGAGTGCAGCTAGGTATGGCAGGACCAAGAGTGACCACTGCATTTGATGAACATCGACATATTGTTCAAGCAATTGCTAATCGAGACGCTGAACTGGCTGAAATTCTAATGCGGCGGCATATTCAATACACCGAAAAAAACTTGGCATCAAAATTAAATTCATGA